The DNA window GCTGCCGAACCCACCGACACGGCCGCCCAAATCGCGGCGATGGAGAAGATCGCCGACCTGGCGCTTGTGCCGCCGACGCTCAACACGTCGCCGTTGCCCGAGTATGGATACGACAAACTTGACTACGGGATGACGATCGGCATTGAACGCACGCCAGGCGGTCGCTTGTGGGCGTGCTGGGTCGCCGGCGGCGACAGCCCCAAGGCATTCTTCGTGCTGGCGACCAGCGACGACGACGGCGAAACCTGGTCGCCGCCGCGACTGGTGGTGGACTCGCATTCACCCGATCTGCCAGAGCCGCGGAGCATCCTGGTCGGCAACCTGTGGACCGATCCAACCGGGAAGCTTTGGCTGTTCTTTGACCAGTCGATGGATATGTTTGACGGTCGCGCTGGGGTGTGGGCCGCCGTTTGTGAGAACCCCGATGCCGATGCGCCCACGTGGTCGGCCCCGCGCCGGCTCTGGCATGGCGTCATGCTGAACAAGCCGACGGTGCTATCGACCGGCGAATGGCTGTTGCCGATCTCGCTTGACCAGCGGCCCGGCTTTCGCAAGTTCAAGGGCTGTTTTGCTGAGCTGGATCCGCTGCGGGGCGCCAACGTGCTGGTCTCGACCGACCAGGGCGCCAACTGGACCCGCCGCGGCTGCGTGCAGTTTCCCAAACCCGACTGGCATGAGCATATGCTGGTCGAACGGAAAAATGGCAGCCTGTGGATGCTGGCCCGCACGGGCAACGGGATGATGCAGAGCACTTCGACCGACGCTGGCAAGACGTGGACCGAGCCGACCTTTCCCGCCATTTCGCAACCGGTCGCTCGTTTCCATGTGCGACGTGTTGCTTCCGGCCGCATCCTGCTGGTCAAGCACGGCGAGAAGATCGACGCCCACGAAGGACGCAGCCAGCTGACGGCCTGGCTCTCCAGCGATGAAGGGGAAACCTGGCAGGGCGGCCTGATGCTCGATGAGCGGAAAGGCGTTTCCTATCCCGACGGATTCCAGGCGCCGGACGGCATGCTTTACATCTCGTACGATCGCAACCGCTCCACCGACGGCGAGATCCTGCTGGCCCGTTTTACCGAAGCCGACATCCTGGCCGGTGAACTGAAGAATCCTCGCTCCCGGCTGCGGATGCTGATCAGTCGCCCTCTCGCCGGCAGGTAAATCTTTTGCCTGGCGTCGTTAATGCGACATCGTCATCGCAAGGTTCTGCTGCCTGCGGCCGCAAGGGCGGCCGCATTTCTGGTTCAATGCGACAACGCCTCTCATGTCGCGCCTCACGGTCTCTGCCGTCAGGTTTTCGCTGCTTTCCTCAGCCGTTGTTTTACAGAACAACATTGCCTCGCTGGCATTCTTGACTTTGGCAAATGTCTGTCACTTGCGGGATAACCTTAGAGCATCACTAAGGAAACTTTACGGATGACGGCATTTTTGGAACGTCCCTGAGATAAATGGACGATCCTTTAGCGAAAACATCGAACAGAGTTTATCTATCCCGTCGAGTTTTCGTAATGGGAACCGTGACAGACTGCGCAGAGGTTTCGCCTTGTTCAACCGTGAGAGTTTGCGCCAGCGCCAACCTTCCAGGCGCTGTGTGAAGATAAAGGCGTCGCAAACGGTCGCATCCTGATTGAGCCTGTTGATAAAAATCGCTGTGCGACGTGTGTATCAAAATGGAGCGTCGGCTGCTGCCGCCTGGATCGCAATTCGAGTGCGTAAAGCCTGGTCAAGCGTGTTTTGTCGCCTTTCACGAGAAGTAACGCTCTCGACATGCGATCTGCGCCCGGCAGGTCTGGGGGAAATAGGGAAAAACTCAGGCAATCCAGAGAAAAAACGGCATGTCAGCCTGAGTCGATGGGGAAGAACCGCATTCGGAAGAGAAACAACCTTCTCCGCTTTGACAATGCCTGGCCACAAACTACATCTCGCATAGTTCAACCCTGACACGCATAAGGAACGACTATGTCCACCGCGACATTTGAAACGCCGTCCAGGGAGCTTAAACGCGATTCCAACGCGGAAGGCACCCTGCAGCTGGTGAGCTTTCAGCTCGCCGAGGAAGAATACGGAATCGAGATTAACAAAGTACGCGAGATTATTCTCGTCGGCGAGATTACACAAGTTCCGCAAACGCCGGCCTATGTGAAAGGGCTGATCAATCTTCGCAGTACGGTGATTCCCGTCGTGGATCTGCGGCTGCGGTTTCAGCTCTCCGAAGCGTCAGTGACCGACGACACACGGATTGTCGTAATCAACATTGGCGGAAAAACGATCGGCATTATTGTCGACGCCGTTAATGAAGTTCTGCGAGTTTCCAAGAATCAGATCGCTCCCCCGCCGCCGACTGTGGCAGGTCTGGGGCACGATTATCTGGTGGGGCTCGTCAAACTGAAAGAGCGACTTTTGATCCTGTTGGATATTGAAAAAATCCTGGTTGAAAGCGTAGGACCGGACCCCGAAAGTTTGTCCGCATTGATTTAACTTTCCCCAGCATTCCTGCCATTACTTTCCTCCTGCCGCAACCTGCCTCCCAGATCCCTTTCCCACCTACAGAAACAAGGGCTATTGCCATGACTCCAGCCACTCTCGACCTGCCCGAATCCGAGCTTCAGTCCAAGCTGACCGACGCGAGCGCCCAGATCGACGCCGTTAGCGCAGCGTTCGCCATGATTGAGTTCGAACCCGACGGCACGATTGTCAACGCCAACCAGAATTTCCTCGACACCGTGGGCTACTCCCTGGCAGAGATCCAAGGGAAGCACCATCGCATGTTTGTCGATCCGGCCTATGCCCGCAGCACCGAGTACCGCGACTTCTGGGCCAAACTGGCCCGGGGTCAATCGCAATCAGGCGAGTTTGCTCGCATCGGGGCCAACGGGAAAGAGGTCTGGATCCAGGCCCGTTATAGCGCTCTGGTCGATGAACACGGCAAAACCTACAAGGTGATCAAGTTTGCTTCGGATATCACCAGCGACATCGAGCGGCGAAACAAGGCCCTGGATTTTCAGAACCAGATCCAGGCGATCAACGAAGCCCAGGCCGTGATTGAGTTTGAACCCGACGGCTCCATCATTACGGCGAACAGTAACTTCCTGCAGACAATGGGATATTCGGCCCGCGAAATCCAGAACGAACACCACCGCATGTTCATCGATCCGGCCTATGCCCGCACC is part of the Lignipirellula cremea genome and encodes:
- a CDS encoding sialidase family protein; the encoded protein is MMLRTKSLLFLALLAIVPLARLSAAEPTDTAAQIAAMEKIADLALVPPTLNTSPLPEYGYDKLDYGMTIGIERTPGGRLWACWVAGGDSPKAFFVLATSDDDGETWSPPRLVVDSHSPDLPEPRSILVGNLWTDPTGKLWLFFDQSMDMFDGRAGVWAAVCENPDADAPTWSAPRRLWHGVMLNKPTVLSTGEWLLPISLDQRPGFRKFKGCFAELDPLRGANVLVSTDQGANWTRRGCVQFPKPDWHEHMLVERKNGSLWMLARTGNGMMQSTSTDAGKTWTEPTFPAISQPVARFHVRRVASGRILLVKHGEKIDAHEGRSQLTAWLSSDEGETWQGGLMLDERKGVSYPDGFQAPDGMLYISYDRNRSTDGEILLARFTEADILAGELKNPRSRLRMLISRPLAGR
- a CDS encoding chemotaxis protein CheW yields the protein MSTATFETPSRELKRDSNAEGTLQLVSFQLAEEEYGIEINKVREIILVGEITQVPQTPAYVKGLINLRSTVIPVVDLRLRFQLSEASVTDDTRIVVINIGGKTIGIIVDAVNEVLRVSKNQIAPPPPTVAGLGHDYLVGLVKLKERLLILLDIEKILVESVGPDPESLSALI